A region of Granulicella aggregans DNA encodes the following proteins:
- a CDS encoding CCA tRNA nucleotidyltransferase, with amino-acid sequence MADYIYLLESRLSKDQQHALNVLREIARERSLTIFLVGGAVRDLTSGSPVRDLDVVVQGNALKLRKDIEKAGGVISGESDAGQALFVRFPGSVRVELGSTLTISYPKPGKPVVKPAGILDDLRRRDFTANAMALSLNAGSFGLLMDPLNGVADIENRELRLVSNYGFIEDPIRMVRATRLMARLGWGMDEKTQSRYETGKQEGYISVASAFSRGYEAEEVVHEEDPIRVLKRLESEGWLKEIAPAWTAAKANEPELERLRESQTQLQMQGIHPSPAAANFPLLTAKMSAAEIADLKASFPRVGFVREIEALDAEAKDLSAQLTAKTAALPSQAWKLLYSAKPEAVLQVAFSSKSAAIQAKFKSFFTEWPQARQKVPYALMQEMRIVPELPGYDAFVESLVFELMDGKLTDPEDLKAFLEPFSPPAPPPPVHLRRPRAPKKDAKSPKGRAKKQAVEGNEDANDEAASNSEEAVTEVVSPVSATPEVSATPAAPTPKKNAPAKVAPSKAAVVPPAPAKAVPAKAVKAIAASAAAAPAAKKIAPVKAAPAKKTVPAKTVARAAKKTVAKAPVAKKAAPAKTPVKASKPSAKKQAAKPAPKPVGKAAVNKAAAKAPVKASAKPSAKAIPKPAAKSPVKGAKTTAKPVAKKTVVPAKKSAAAKKRR; translated from the coding sequence ATGGCCGACTACATCTACCTGCTTGAAAGCAGACTCTCGAAAGACCAGCAGCATGCTCTGAATGTCCTGCGCGAGATCGCCCGTGAACGCAGTCTCACCATTTTTCTCGTCGGAGGCGCGGTTCGCGATCTGACCAGCGGTTCGCCCGTCCGCGACCTCGATGTAGTGGTCCAGGGCAACGCCCTCAAACTCCGGAAAGACATCGAGAAGGCCGGCGGCGTCATCTCCGGTGAGTCGGACGCCGGTCAGGCGCTCTTTGTCCGCTTCCCCGGAAGTGTCCGCGTAGAGCTTGGCAGCACTCTCACCATCTCCTACCCTAAGCCGGGAAAGCCGGTGGTGAAGCCCGCTGGCATCCTCGACGACCTCCGTCGCCGCGACTTTACCGCCAACGCCATGGCGCTCTCGCTCAATGCCGGTTCTTTCGGGCTGCTCATGGACCCGTTGAACGGTGTCGCCGACATCGAAAACCGTGAACTTCGCCTCGTCAGCAACTACGGCTTCATCGAAGACCCTATCCGCATGGTTCGCGCCACCCGCCTCATGGCCCGGCTCGGATGGGGCATGGACGAGAAGACCCAGTCCCGCTATGAGACCGGCAAGCAGGAGGGATACATCTCCGTCGCTTCCGCCTTCAGCCGAGGATACGAGGCCGAAGAGGTAGTCCACGAGGAAGACCCGATCCGGGTCCTGAAGCGGCTCGAATCCGAAGGTTGGCTCAAGGAGATCGCGCCCGCCTGGACCGCCGCCAAGGCGAACGAGCCGGAGCTTGAACGTCTGCGCGAGAGCCAGACCCAGCTCCAGATGCAGGGTATCCACCCCTCGCCCGCGGCTGCCAACTTCCCTCTGCTCACAGCCAAGATGTCCGCTGCGGAGATTGCTGACCTCAAGGCGAGCTTCCCTCGGGTAGGCTTCGTCCGCGAGATTGAGGCGCTCGATGCCGAGGCGAAAGATCTCTCTGCCCAGCTGACCGCGAAGACGGCAGCGCTGCCCTCGCAGGCCTGGAAGCTGCTCTACTCCGCCAAGCCCGAAGCCGTCCTCCAGGTGGCCTTCTCCTCGAAGAGCGCCGCCATCCAGGCGAAGTTCAAGAGCTTCTTTACCGAGTGGCCGCAGGCTCGCCAGAAGGTTCCGTACGCGCTCATGCAGGAGATGCGCATCGTTCCCGAACTTCCGGGCTACGATGCCTTCGTCGAGTCGCTCGTCTTCGAGCTCATGGACGGGAAGTTGACCGATCCCGAAGACCTCAAGGCGTTTCTGGAACCGTTCTCGCCTCCCGCCCCGCCGCCGCCAGTCCATCTTCGCCGACCGCGCGCGCCGAAAAAAGACGCCAAATCCCCGAAGGGGAGGGCCAAGAAGCAGGCCGTCGAAGGGAACGAAGATGCCAACGACGAAGCTGCTTCGAACTCAGAAGAGGCTGTGACCGAGGTCGTTTCGCCGGTATCTGCTACGCCCGAGGTGTCTGCTACACCTGCTGCCCCAACTCCGAAGAAGAATGCTCCGGCGAAGGTCGCTCCTTCCAAGGCTGCGGTCGTTCCCCCTGCCCCCGCAAAGGCCGTTCCCGCCAAAGCTGTGAAGGCCATCGCCGCCTCCGCTGCGGCGGCCCCAGCCGCGAAGAAGATTGCGCCTGTCAAGGCGGCCCCGGCAAAGAAGACGGTTCCCGCAAAGACCGTGGCCAGAGCTGCGAAGAAGACAGTGGCGAAAGCCCCCGTTGCCAAAAAGGCAGCTCCAGCGAAGACGCCCGTGAAAGCCTCGAAGCCGTCGGCAAAGAAGCAGGCTGCGAAGCCCGCTCCCAAGCCCGTCGGCAAAGCGGCCGTCAATAAGGCGGCAGCCAAGGCGCCTGTAAAAGCTTCCGCCAAGCCATCGGCTAAAGCGATCCCAAAGCCTGCTGCTAAGTCTCCGGTGAAGGGTGCAAAGACGACGGCGAAACCAGTCGCGAAGAAGACAGTCGTTCCCGCAAAGAAATCCGCCGCGGCAAAGAAACGCCGCTGA
- a CDS encoding response regulator — protein MRVLLLDDEPTTLFLRSLALRQQGYECAAASTVEEAMEAIAEIDIAVLDYHLGEGKFGTEVATRLKEARPEVPIIILSATLEYRFGGVEDMHLLKGYSSNEDLINALRSLEAKRRGTPVVVDAREFFYSRIGLAIGSDVLVQVLGADGRWVYVNEAAADYLGQPREWFPGRSLFDEMPTMMRDWRQIISSVAMQRETYIDRSRRGLLAIDPTGLESTGETGTPAWSVLAFPISLHDGRNGVVLTARLLGASYVLPE, from the coding sequence GTGAGGGTGCTGCTTCTGGACGACGAGCCCACCACGCTGTTCCTGCGAAGCCTTGCGCTGCGGCAACAGGGGTACGAGTGCGCGGCGGCGAGCACGGTGGAAGAGGCCATGGAGGCCATCGCCGAGATCGACATAGCCGTGCTGGACTACCACCTCGGCGAAGGAAAGTTCGGAACCGAAGTGGCGACGCGGCTCAAGGAGGCGCGTCCGGAGGTGCCAATCATCATCCTCTCGGCGACGCTGGAGTACCGGTTTGGCGGCGTTGAGGATATGCATCTGCTGAAGGGATACAGCTCCAATGAGGACCTGATCAATGCGCTGCGGTCGCTGGAGGCCAAGCGGCGGGGCACGCCGGTGGTGGTGGATGCTCGCGAATTCTTTTACTCGCGGATCGGCCTGGCAATTGGCTCGGATGTGCTGGTGCAGGTGCTGGGTGCGGACGGGCGATGGGTCTACGTGAATGAGGCCGCCGCGGATTACCTGGGACAGCCGCGAGAGTGGTTTCCGGGCCGCAGCCTCTTCGACGAAATGCCGACCATGATGCGCGACTGGCGGCAGATCATCAGTTCGGTTGCGATGCAGCGGGAGACGTATATCGATCGCAGCCGTCGCGGACTGCTTGCGATCGACCCGACGGGCCTTGAGTCGACGGGGGAGACTGGCACGCCCGCATGGAGTGTTCTGGCGTTTCCGATAAGCCTTCACGACGGGCGGAATGGAGTCGTCCTGACGGCCCGACTGCTAGGTGCCAGCTATGTTCTGCCGGAATAG
- a CDS encoding NADPH-dependent FMN reductase, giving the protein MVVAVLQGSVRTERMGARAAKWVLSQLKARGHEAVLIDAAALDLPLLDKMWKEIKSETSGDSASLRVKLAQIAELYARADGYVIVSGEYNHSIPPALTNLIDYFLEEYAFRPSAIVCYSAGRYGGVRAAMQLRALLPEVGLPTIPSLQPIPSIGESLSAEGVALTQDLAEKSGKFFDEFDWYMRAMKAEREKGVPY; this is encoded by the coding sequence ATGGTCGTTGCGGTTTTACAGGGATCGGTTCGCACAGAGCGCATGGGCGCTCGTGCCGCAAAGTGGGTCCTCTCTCAACTCAAGGCGCGCGGGCATGAGGCCGTCCTCATCGATGCCGCCGCGCTCGACCTCCCACTCCTGGACAAGATGTGGAAGGAGATCAAGAGCGAAACCTCAGGGGACTCAGCTTCGCTCCGCGTAAAGCTGGCCCAGATCGCTGAGCTCTACGCTCGCGCCGACGGCTACGTGATCGTCAGCGGCGAGTACAATCACAGCATTCCGCCTGCCCTCACCAATCTCATCGACTACTTCCTGGAGGAGTACGCCTTCCGCCCTTCGGCGATCGTCTGCTACTCGGCCGGTCGCTACGGTGGCGTCCGCGCTGCGATGCAACTTCGCGCTCTTCTGCCGGAAGTGGGGCTGCCCACCATTCCATCCCTGCAGCCCATCCCGTCCATAGGCGAATCGCTAAGCGCGGAAGGAGTTGCTCTCACCCAAGATCTCGCCGAAAAATCCGGCAAGTTCTTCGACGAGTTCGACTGGTATATGCGCGCCATGAAAGCGGAGCGGGAAAAAGGCGTCCCTTACTGA
- the lpxD gene encoding UDP-3-O-(3-hydroxymyristoyl)glucosamine N-acyltransferase: protein MTLSALAERLGAHLTGDPEALVKGVAGIEEAGPGELTFVANPKYAAQARYTAAAAVLVEPEFPEIPAPTLRVANPYLAFARAIEIFYSAPAYVPGIHPTAVVAETARIGANAHIGAYAVIGEHVILGDDAVVLSHVVLYPHVRTGDRFFAHAHAVVREHCRLGDDVTLQNGAIVGADGFGFARQHGKEFAGRAWYKIRQSGAAVLEDSVEVQANACIDRASIGETRVGSGSKIDNLVQVGHGSTVGRDTLLCAQVGLAGSTAVGNNVILAGQVGVAGHCTVGDGAIATAQSGIPGDVAPGITVSGYPAIENRQWLRSVAIFNRLPEIVRQLKAKSE, encoded by the coding sequence ATCACCCTGTCGGCCCTAGCCGAACGGCTCGGTGCCCATTTGACGGGCGATCCAGAGGCGCTGGTCAAGGGTGTTGCAGGGATCGAAGAGGCGGGTCCGGGTGAGCTGACCTTCGTAGCGAATCCAAAATACGCCGCCCAAGCGCGCTACACGGCGGCGGCGGCGGTGCTGGTGGAGCCGGAGTTTCCCGAGATCCCCGCTCCGACGCTGCGGGTTGCGAATCCTTACCTGGCATTCGCGCGGGCGATCGAGATCTTTTACAGCGCGCCGGCGTATGTGCCGGGCATTCATCCCACGGCGGTGGTCGCTGAGACGGCTCGGATCGGAGCGAATGCGCATATTGGGGCGTACGCCGTGATCGGGGAACACGTCATTCTGGGGGATGACGCGGTCGTCCTCTCCCACGTGGTGCTGTATCCGCATGTGCGAACGGGTGATCGGTTCTTCGCGCATGCGCACGCGGTAGTGAGGGAACACTGCAGGCTGGGCGATGATGTGACGCTCCAGAATGGCGCGATCGTGGGCGCGGACGGCTTTGGATTTGCCCGGCAGCACGGGAAAGAGTTCGCAGGACGAGCGTGGTACAAGATCCGCCAATCGGGAGCGGCGGTACTGGAAGACTCTGTGGAAGTACAGGCGAACGCTTGTATCGACCGGGCTTCCATCGGCGAGACGCGGGTGGGCTCGGGCAGCAAGATCGACAACCTGGTGCAGGTGGGGCATGGGTCGACGGTGGGGAGAGATACGCTGTTGTGCGCACAGGTGGGGCTGGCGGGATCGACGGCTGTGGGGAACAATGTGATCCTGGCCGGGCAGGTTGGGGTTGCGGGGCACTGCACTGTGGGCGATGGAGCGATCGCCACGGCGCAGAGCGGAATACCGGGCGACGTGGCGCCGGGAATCACGGTGAGCGGATATCCGGCGATCGAGAACCGGCAGTGGCTGCGTTCGGTCGCGATCTTTAACCGGCTTCCAGAGATCGTCAGGCAACTGAAAGCGAAGAGTGAATAA
- the cynS gene encoding cyanase, with protein MTREQVTERIIAQKVALGLTWKSIASALGDSSEIIYTAALLGQMTLTADEAAKAAELLGLSAEEAKLLTFPPYRGSLPSVPPTDPLIYRFYELIQVYGTTWKELIQEEFGDGIMSAIDFNMSIEREPDPRGDRVKIAMSGKFLPYKRY; from the coding sequence ATGACACGAGAGCAAGTTACCGAGCGGATTATCGCCCAGAAGGTCGCCCTCGGGCTGACCTGGAAGTCCATAGCCTCGGCTCTGGGCGATAGTTCCGAGATCATCTACACTGCGGCGCTCCTCGGCCAGATGACGCTGACTGCTGATGAAGCAGCCAAGGCCGCTGAGCTTCTCGGTCTTTCCGCAGAGGAAGCGAAACTCCTCACTTTCCCGCCCTATCGCGGCTCGCTACCCTCGGTTCCGCCCACAGACCCCTTGATCTACCGCTTTTACGAGCTCATTCAGGTCTACGGCACAACCTGGAAAGAGCTCATCCAAGAAGAGTTTGGCGACGGCATCATGAGCGCCATTGACTTCAACATGTCGATCGAACGCGAGCCAGACCCAAGAGGGGATCGAGTGAAGATTGCGATGTCGGGAAAGTTCCTTCCCTACAAACGTTACTAG
- a CDS encoding cytochrome P450 codes for MTPPVLPLNGPTGSLKVESAPPEYRLPPGLKRSLPFYAFKPWVKLGHPILLFEHLHKTYGNIACYKLFGTPIVFVNDPDYIREILVTQGAAFVKERTVRRMKVLLGEGLITSDDPIHIRQRRIAAPAFHRQRIAAYGDQIVACAAAQNERWEQRAQPDEPIDIAAASMELSLEIVARTLFDTEVTEDIRRINDEVNTIMGLYNFIVAFPRIELFMKLPIPGIMKFRQSKARLDAVVDRLIREHKEATAAGKPDPGDLLSMLLQSRDEQADAQGNFTGMSDEQVRDEVLTIFLAGYETVANGLTWTWYLLSQNPEVEAKLHAELDAVLGVGEEKRLATLADYPNLKYTEQVFAESMRLYPPAWAMGRMSTKPVQLGEYLIPPGAHFFFSQYMMGRTEEYFPDPPRFDPDRFSAENKARRPKYTYFPFGGGSRQCIGESFAWMEGVFSIATLAQRWRLSYGESAPPEIQEKITLRPKDPLMMRLHPR; via the coding sequence ATGACTCCGCCAGTGCTGCCTTTGAATGGGCCCACTGGATCGCTGAAGGTAGAGTCGGCGCCGCCGGAGTACCGGCTGCCGCCCGGTTTGAAGCGGTCGCTTCCCTTCTATGCATTCAAGCCGTGGGTGAAGCTTGGGCATCCGATTCTGCTGTTCGAGCACCTGCACAAGACTTACGGGAACATCGCCTGCTACAAGTTGTTTGGCACGCCCATCGTCTTCGTGAACGATCCCGACTATATTCGCGAGATCCTGGTGACGCAGGGCGCGGCGTTCGTAAAGGAGCGCACGGTTCGGCGGATGAAGGTGCTGCTGGGTGAGGGCCTGATCACGTCCGACGATCCCATTCATATTCGCCAGCGGCGCATCGCGGCACCGGCGTTTCATCGCCAGCGGATAGCGGCTTATGGCGACCAGATCGTCGCTTGTGCTGCGGCGCAGAACGAGCGCTGGGAGCAGCGTGCGCAGCCTGACGAGCCTATCGACATTGCAGCCGCGAGCATGGAACTTTCGCTCGAGATCGTGGCGCGGACGCTCTTCGATACCGAGGTGACCGAGGACATCCGCCGTATCAACGACGAGGTGAACACGATCATGGGGTTGTACAACTTCATCGTCGCGTTTCCGCGGATTGAGCTGTTTATGAAGCTGCCGATCCCAGGGATTATGAAGTTTCGGCAATCCAAAGCGCGGCTCGACGCGGTCGTCGACAGGCTGATTCGCGAGCACAAGGAAGCGACAGCGGCGGGCAAGCCTGACCCCGGCGACCTGCTCTCGATGCTGCTGCAATCGCGCGACGAGCAGGCCGATGCGCAGGGAAACTTTACCGGCATGTCTGACGAGCAGGTGCGCGACGAGGTGTTAACGATCTTCCTCGCTGGCTATGAGACGGTCGCGAACGGCCTTACCTGGACGTGGTATCTGCTGAGCCAGAACCCTGAAGTTGAGGCGAAGCTTCACGCGGAACTGGATGCGGTGTTGGGTGTAGGAGAAGAGAAGCGTCTCGCTACGCTGGCCGACTATCCGAACCTGAAGTACACCGAGCAGGTCTTTGCCGAGTCGATGCGGCTTTATCCGCCGGCATGGGCGATGGGGCGGATGTCGACGAAGCCGGTGCAGCTTGGCGAGTACCTGATACCGCCGGGAGCGCACTTTTTCTTCAGCCAGTACATGATGGGGCGGACGGAGGAGTATTTTCCTGATCCGCCGCGCTTCGATCCCGACCGCTTCAGTGCGGAGAACAAGGCACGACGTCCGAAGTACACATACTTCCCCTTTGGGGGAGGGTCGCGGCAGTGTATTGGGGAGTCGTTCGCGTGGATGGAGGGCGTGTTCTCGATTGCGACGCTGGCGCAAAGATGGCGTCTCAGCTATGGCGAGAGCGCACCCCCAGAGATTCAGGAAAAGATCACGCTTCGACCCAAAGACCCGCTGATGATGCGGTTGCACCCGCGTTAG
- a CDS encoding trypsin-like peptidase domain-containing protein, with product METPTQKPGLVERLRGHRLTTTFVLLGTLSVGILAGSVLTHGVSGKEQAVDSSDARPLTVPDPVILSNGFSKIAKAVGPAVVNINTEELAKPVSPKKGKRGLQRGPLVVPPGGSGGDDSQNPNDNMQDFFNHFFGGQGGQGGDDDGSDQGSRRALGSGFIVDSRGYIITNNHVVDKADKIYVKLSTDPDGGPGDNGRPAKLIGVDKDTDIAVIKIDTTEPLPTIKLGNSDGAQVGDWVLAVGSPFALAKTVTAGIVSAKNRTIEGGQQSQFQRFIQTDAAINPGNSGGPLVDMTGSVIGMNTAIYTQSAGSEGVGFAMPSNTIIGVYNMLIGPDHKVTRGSIGISFQPNLSSAVTRVYGFTNGGVMIAAVDPNAPAAKAGLKPDDVIVSIDGRPIKDGDDLVADISSRKIGSNVQLGYLRGGNKMTASVGIADRNKIFAATAPDSDDTSAPTESDAGEGKLGITVSTIPPAIASKLGGVKGVIVTGVRPDSFADDINLEKGAVIVAINKKPVTDEASYKAIVSALKPGEDVVFVIRIPGQKNGGNSYVGGTLP from the coding sequence ATGGAAACTCCGACACAAAAGCCCGGACTGGTCGAGCGCCTTCGTGGCCATCGCCTTACCACTACGTTTGTTTTGCTTGGAACTCTCTCTGTAGGCATCCTTGCGGGGTCGGTGCTTACCCATGGCGTCAGCGGCAAGGAACAGGCAGTGGACTCCTCAGACGCGCGACCTCTGACCGTGCCCGACCCGGTGATCTTGTCGAACGGCTTTTCGAAGATCGCAAAGGCAGTCGGCCCCGCAGTCGTGAACATCAACACGGAAGAGCTGGCGAAGCCTGTATCCCCTAAAAAGGGCAAGCGTGGCCTGCAGCGCGGTCCGTTGGTGGTGCCTCCGGGCGGTAGTGGTGGCGACGATTCGCAAAACCCGAACGACAACATGCAGGACTTTTTTAACCATTTCTTCGGCGGCCAGGGTGGACAGGGCGGCGATGACGACGGTAGCGATCAGGGATCGCGTCGCGCACTGGGCTCCGGTTTCATCGTGGACTCGCGCGGATACATCATCACCAACAACCACGTAGTCGACAAGGCCGACAAGATCTACGTGAAATTGTCGACCGATCCCGATGGCGGCCCCGGAGATAATGGCCGCCCCGCGAAGCTGATCGGCGTCGACAAGGACACCGATATCGCGGTGATCAAGATCGACACCACCGAGCCGCTGCCTACAATCAAGCTCGGCAACTCCGACGGCGCGCAGGTAGGCGACTGGGTCCTCGCTGTAGGCAGCCCCTTTGCCCTGGCAAAGACGGTAACGGCGGGCATCGTCTCGGCAAAGAACCGCACCATCGAAGGCGGCCAGCAGAGCCAGTTTCAGCGCTTCATCCAGACCGATGCAGCGATCAATCCCGGTAACTCCGGCGGCCCTCTGGTCGATATGACCGGCTCGGTAATCGGCATGAACACCGCCATCTACACCCAATCCGCGGGCAGCGAAGGCGTAGGGTTTGCGATGCCTTCGAACACCATCATCGGCGTCTACAACATGCTGATCGGGCCCGACCACAAGGTGACGCGCGGATCGATCGGCATCAGCTTCCAGCCGAATCTTTCTTCGGCGGTAACCCGCGTATACGGCTTCACCAACGGCGGTGTGATGATCGCCGCAGTCGACCCGAATGCCCCGGCGGCAAAAGCAGGATTGAAGCCGGACGACGTAATCGTCTCCATCGATGGCCGTCCCATTAAGGATGGTGACGACCTGGTGGCTGATATATCAAGCCGCAAGATTGGCTCGAACGTGCAGCTTGGTTACCTGCGTGGCGGTAACAAGATGACAGCATCGGTGGGCATCGCGGATCGAAATAAGATCTTCGCAGCTACAGCTCCGGATAGCGACGATACTTCGGCGCCGACAGAGTCCGATGCTGGCGAAGGCAAGCTCGGTATCACCGTCTCGACCATTCCCCCGGCGATTGCAAGCAAGCTCGGCGGAGTGAAGGGCGTGATCGTAACTGGCGTCCGGCCTGACTCCTTTGCCGACGACATCAATCTCGAAAAGGGTGCGGTGATCGTCGCCATCAACAAAAAGCCGGTGACGGACGAAGCCAGCTACAAGGCGATCGTATCGGCGCTGAAGCCGGGCGAGGACGTGGTCTTCGTGATTCGGATCCCGGGTCAGAAGAACGGCGGCAACTCATATGTTGGCGGAACGCTTCCGTAA
- a CDS encoding DUF6982 domain-containing protein, which translates to MSSAKKKTILRRMTGEILPGYLPLSGFTHGTGSARVVELLDLSGRLIEIPLGDVRMISYVRDFNLADTTNPERLTRRAFLARPRNEGVWVRMTFRGADRFPERAAETLEGLAAADLSLLDSLMEDGGLHVAPPDIRSNTQRIFVPRAAIDSLQILAVITTPSRMKPVPERTPEEIQKSLFEALTPRNTRPN; encoded by the coding sequence ATGTCGAGCGCGAAGAAGAAGACGATCCTGCGGCGAATGACGGGCGAGATCCTACCTGGATATCTTCCCTTGTCAGGATTTACGCACGGCACGGGCAGCGCCCGCGTGGTCGAGCTTCTCGACCTCTCCGGAAGGCTGATCGAGATCCCTCTAGGCGACGTAAGAATGATCAGCTACGTTCGCGACTTCAACCTTGCGGACACCACCAACCCGGAGCGGCTGACGAGGCGGGCATTCCTGGCGCGGCCTCGCAACGAGGGGGTGTGGGTCCGGATGACTTTCCGGGGGGCAGATAGGTTCCCGGAGCGCGCCGCGGAGACGCTTGAGGGACTGGCGGCAGCAGACCTTTCGCTGCTGGACTCGCTGATGGAGGACGGCGGTCTGCACGTCGCGCCGCCGGACATCCGGTCGAACACGCAGCGAATCTTCGTGCCGCGGGCGGCGATCGATAGCCTACAGATTCTGGCGGTGATCACGACACCGTCGCGGATGAAGCCGGTACCGGAGCGAACGCCGGAGGAGATCCAGAAGAGCCTGTTCGAGGCCCTAACGCCGCGCAATACCAGGCCGAACTGA
- the tmk gene encoding dTMP kinase yields MPHGFFITFEGLDGSGKTTQLRRLAASLTRLGHKVVSLRQPGGTALGDRIRGVVLDSRSESSLGAIAPVAELTLMFADRAQAIAEVVLPALEDGAIVLCDRFTDSSEAYQGGGRELGSARVLALHAAVCDGLQPDLTILLLPPLEPSLERARNRNQRHVAKLGTDENRFEREGDPFYRRIYAKYQEIAARDTGRVVTIADEASINVIEEKIYEIVNARISVDSQEAR; encoded by the coding sequence ATGCCGCATGGCTTTTTTATCACCTTCGAGGGTCTGGACGGCTCGGGCAAGACGACACAGCTTCGCCGACTGGCGGCCTCTTTGACGAGGCTGGGGCATAAGGTGGTCTCGCTGCGGCAGCCGGGTGGGACGGCGCTCGGTGACCGAATCCGCGGTGTGGTGCTTGATTCGCGAAGCGAGAGTTCGCTGGGAGCGATCGCGCCCGTAGCCGAGTTGACGCTGATGTTCGCTGACCGCGCGCAGGCTATCGCCGAGGTAGTTCTTCCCGCGCTTGAGGATGGAGCCATCGTGCTGTGCGACCGGTTTACGGACAGCTCCGAGGCCTACCAGGGCGGCGGACGCGAGCTTGGCAGTGCGCGGGTGCTGGCGCTTCATGCGGCGGTCTGCGACGGCCTGCAGCCAGACCTGACGATCCTGCTGCTGCCACCTCTGGAGCCGTCGCTGGAGCGGGCGCGGAACAGGAACCAGCGGCATGTGGCGAAGCTGGGCACCGATGAAAACCGCTTCGAGCGCGAGGGCGATCCGTTCTACCGCCGCATCTATGCGAAGTATCAGGAGATTGCGGCGAGGGATACGGGACGGGTGGTAACGATTGCGGATGAGGCTTCGATCAACGTGATCGAGGAGAAGATCTACGAGATCGTCAATGCGCGGATCTCGGTGGATTCGCAGGAGGCCAGATGA
- a CDS encoding cytochrome c oxidase subunit 3: MPGTLTPIETERRPERRPQRRTDEPDHGDHGNGRRPPPDKRTGGGGDNDGWNERPQGSRGPREKLKRYRLGVFFALAGDLMFFVAIVSAFFVSQASGRFDAYNNFINPWLPTAIPPVLWLNTGVLIISSVTAEIARRKMFHQFDVMEEWFGLGKPTSRRAMPWLAATAFLGLVFLAGQWLAWQQLNLQGVFMRSNVSSHFFFLITGVHGIHLVLGVGALVGALLSLRYSQQVENRQIIVDCSVWYWHSMGFFWIFLFVLLAFFQ, from the coding sequence ATGCCTGGAACCCTTACCCCGATCGAGACAGAACGACGGCCCGAGCGGCGGCCGCAGCGTCGCACGGACGAACCGGACCACGGGGACCATGGCAACGGGCGGCGGCCACCTCCCGATAAGCGGACCGGCGGGGGCGGCGACAATGACGGCTGGAACGAACGTCCGCAGGGCAGCCGAGGGCCGAGGGAGAAGCTGAAGCGATATCGGCTCGGCGTCTTCTTTGCGCTGGCTGGCGATCTGATGTTCTTCGTCGCGATCGTCAGCGCCTTCTTCGTCTCGCAGGCGAGCGGACGATTCGATGCGTATAACAACTTCATCAACCCGTGGCTGCCGACGGCGATTCCGCCCGTACTTTGGCTGAACACCGGCGTGCTGATCATCAGCTCCGTTACGGCGGAGATCGCCCGGCGGAAGATGTTTCACCAGTTCGACGTGATGGAAGAGTGGTTCGGGCTGGGCAAGCCGACCTCCCGGCGAGCGATGCCGTGGCTGGCGGCGACAGCTTTCCTTGGGCTGGTCTTCCTGGCGGGACAGTGGCTGGCGTGGCAGCAGTTGAACCTTCAGGGCGTCTTTATGCGCTCGAATGTGAGCAGCCACTTCTTCTTCCTGATTACAGGGGTTCACGGCATCCACCTGGTGCTGGGAGTGGGAGCGTTGGTGGGAGCGCTTCTTAGCCTCCGGTACTCGCAGCAGGTAGAGAACCGCCAGATCATCGTCGATTGCTCGGTCTGGTACTGGCACTCAATGGGGTTCTTCTGGATCTTCCTGTTCGTGTTGCTGGCGTTCTTCCAGTAG